GATTGAAAAGCTCATGCCCGGTGGGCCCTCCGGCAAATGCATTCCGCATCACCGAGAATGAGGCGAAGAGCGTGCCGAAAAGCACGCAATCCGTCATGATATAGATCCAGAACCCGAAGACAACAGGCGAGCTGTGGCCTTCATGCTCATGTGCCGCGTGGTGCGGCGAAGCTATTTCAGATGACATGATTTAACTCTTCCCGTGAGCTGCTGTGAGCGAGCGGGTATATGCTTCCTGATCACGTTCAATCTCGCTGACAGGGACATAGTAATCCACATCGGTCTGGAAGCTGCGCACGATCACCGTGACAATGATGGCGAGCAGACTGAGCGCAACCAACCAGAAGATGCTCCAGACAAAGGCGAAGCCAAAGATCGCTGCAAACACACCGATGACGAAGCCAGAAGCCGTGTTTTTCGGCATATGGATCGGAACGATTGGTTTGAACTCAATGGTGCGTCGACCGCTTTGCTTTTCGGCGTGATAAGTGTCGATGCCGTAAATTTCCGGTTCAACCGCGAAATTATAGGCAGGCGGCGGAGACGACACGGACCATTCGAGTGTGCGTCCACCCCATGGGTCACCCGTGTAATCGATATTTTCCGGCTTGTTGCGGTCACGTATGGAGGCATAGATCTGCACAAGCTGGGAAACAACGCCACAGGCGATCAGGGCTGCACCGAACGCGGCGATCAGCATCTGAACATGCCAGTCAGGATTGTCGTAATGGTTCAGACGGCGCGTCATACCCTCAAAGCCCGCAATATAAAGCGGCACGAAGGCGAAGAAGAACCCGAAGAACCAGAACCAGAAAGCAGCCTTGCCCCAGCTGGCGTTCAGTTTGAAACCGAAGACCTTCGGGAACCAGAAATTCATGCCGGCAACATAGCCGAAATAAACACCGCCAATGATCACGTTATGGAAATGCGCAACCAGGAAGAGCGAGTTATGCAAGATGAAATCCGCCGCCGGCATGGCCAGCATGACACCCGTCATACCACCGATCGAGAAGACGACAACGAAGCCAAGCACCCAGTACATGGTAACGTCAAAATGGATGCGCCCCTTATACATGGTGAACATCCAGTTGAAGATCTTCACACCCGTTGGCACCGCGATGATCATCGTCGCCACACCAAAGAAGGCATTGACGTTCGGACCAGCACCCATCGTGAAGAAGTGATGCGCCCAGACGATGAAGGAGAAAAATCCAATCGCGACCGTTGCCCAGACCATCACACGATAACCGAAGAGCGGCTTGCGCGAGAAGGTCGAGACGATTTCAGAATAAATACCGAAAGCGGGCAGAACCAAGATGTAAACCTCAGGATGGCCCCAGGTCCAGATCAGACTGACATAAAGTTGCGGACTGCCGCCCCCATCATTGGTGAAGAAATGCATACCCAGGTAACGGTCGAGCGTGAGCTCGGCAATCACGACGGTCAGCACAGGGAAGGTCGCAAGCACGAGGATCATCGTGACCAGCACCGTCCAGGTGAAGACGGGCATCTGCATCATACCCATGCCGGGCGCGCGCATTTTGATGATGGTGGTAAAGAAGTTCACCCCCGTCATTAAAGTGGCCACACCGGATATCTGGATCGCCCAGATATAATAGTCCACACCGACCCCGGGGCTGAATTGCGCCTCCGAAAGTGGGGGATAGATCACCCAGCCACATTGCGCGAATTCACCGATAAACAATGAGATGTTGATCAGCAGCGCACTGATGGTCGTCAGCCAGAAACTGAGCGAGTTGAGGAACGGGAAAGCCACGTCTCGCGCGCCAATCTGGAGCGGAACGATGATATTGACCAGCCCCACCATAAAGGCCATCGCCATGAAGAAAATCATGATCGTGCCATGCGCGGTGAAGATCTGGTCATAATGATGTGGCGGGAGGTAACCCGGATTGCCCTTATAAGCCAGGGCGAGCTGGGAGCGCATCATTACCGCATCCGCAAAACCGCGGAACAGCATGACGAGGGCCAGGACGATATACATCACGC
This DNA window, taken from Acetobacteraceae bacterium, encodes the following:
- the cyoB gene encoding cytochrome o ubiquinol oxidase subunit I; translation: MLGKLSLSAIPLDVPILVGTFAGVVIVGVLVLGLITWFGKWGYLWREWLTSVDHKRLGVMYIVLALVMLFRGFADAVMMRSQLALAYKGNPGYLPPHHYDQIFTAHGTIMIFFMAMAFMVGLVNIIVPLQIGARDVAFPFLNSLSFWLTTISALLINISLFIGEFAQCGWVIYPPLSEAQFSPGVGVDYYIWAIQISGVATLMTGVNFFTTIIKMRAPGMGMMQMPVFTWTVLVTMILVLATFPVLTVVIAELTLDRYLGMHFFTNDGGGSPQLYVSLIWTWGHPEVYILVLPAFGIYSEIVSTFSRKPLFGYRVMVWATVAIGFFSFIVWAHHFFTMGAGPNVNAFFGVATMIIAVPTGVKIFNWMFTMYKGRIHFDVTMYWVLGFVVVFSIGGMTGVMLAMPAADFILHNSLFLVAHFHNVIIGGVYFGYVAGMNFWFPKVFGFKLNASWGKAAFWFWFFGFFFAFVPLYIAGFEGMTRRLNHYDNPDWHVQMLIAAFGAALIACGVVSQLVQIYASIRDRNKPENIDYTGDPWGGRTLEWSVSSPPPAYNFAVEPEIYGIDTYHAEKQSGRRTIEFKPIVPIHMPKNTASGFVIGVFAAIFGFAFVWSIFWLVALSLLAIIVTVIVRSFQTDVDYYVPVSEIERDQEAYTRSLTAAHGKS